CGCTGCGGATAACGACGGGAACGCTTTCCAACCCGGCAAGTTTGGCAGCTTGGAGGCGTCTTTCCCCAGCGATAAGCTCGTATTCACTGCCTTCTGTTTTGTTCACAATGAGGGGCTGGATGATGCCGTTGGCTTTGATGGAATCAGCCAATTCAGCCAGGGCTTCGGGGTCGAAATTGCGCCGGGGCTGATGTGGATTGGCGCGGATTTGATTCACAGGCAGAGTGCCCAATCCGGATTGGGATTGGCTTTCAGGGCTGTTGGGGATGAGGGCGCTCAGGCCGCGTCCAAGACGTTCGTTCATGATTTTGCCGTCCTTTCGATTATCTCCGTCGCCAAATTCAGATAACTCATGGCACCGGGAGAACGTATGTCATACAAAAATATGGGTTTACCAAAGCTTGGCGCTTCGGTGAGTTTGATGTTGCGAGGGATGATGGTGCGAAAAACCTTGTCTTTGAAATAGTGCCGAACCTCTTTTGCCACCTGCATGGAAAGGTTTACGCGCCGGTCAAACATCGTGAGCAGGATGCCGATGATGTTGAGGTTTGGATTCAGGCTTTTTTGGATGAGGCGAATGGTGGAGAGAAGCTGGCTAACTCCTTCCAGGGCATAGTATTCACACTGGATGGGAACCAAAAGATCGCTCGCGGCGGTGAGGGCGTTTACAGTGAGCAAACCCAAAGATGGGGGACAGTCAATTATAACATAGTCATAATCCGGTAAAACCGGCTGCAAGGCTTCACGCAACCTGTGTTCACGGGCAAATTCCTGCACCAATTCAATTTCGGCGCCGGTGAGATCGATGTTCCCCGGAACGCACCACAGATTTTGGGTGTCTGTTTTCATCACG
This region of Candidatus Cloacimonadota bacterium genomic DNA includes:
- a CDS encoding ParA family protein, with amino-acid sequence MARIITIVNQKGGVGKTTTAVNVAAGLAVLEKKTLLIDFDPQGNATSGVGIDKDSLKTQIYDALIGEVPLAETVMKTDTQNLWCVPGNIDLTGAEIELVQEFAREHRLREALQPVLPDYDYVIIDCPPSLGLLTVNALTAASDLLVPIQCEYYALEGVSQLLSTIRLIQKSLNPNLNIIGILLTMFDRRVNLSMQVAKEVRHYFKDKVFRTIIPRNIKLTEAPSFGKPIFLYDIRSPGAMSYLNLATEIIERTAKS